A window of the Longimicrobium sp. genome harbors these coding sequences:
- a CDS encoding nuclear transport factor 2 family protein — translation MTVEFNRIGRPPEEELREATEALARAELERDVAALDRIIHDEFLGVDPSGAPLTKEQVVETYGSGLFVLQTLVVEEQNIRACGDTGVVTASSTMRGRTPEGEFEQRYRFTDVYTRVDGEWKLFASHVTPLRRTAGFHSLTPPADEE, via the coding sequence ATGACCGTGGAATTCAACCGGATCGGCCGCCCGCCCGAGGAGGAGCTGCGGGAGGCGACGGAGGCCCTGGCCCGCGCCGAGCTGGAGCGCGACGTGGCGGCGCTCGACCGCATCATCCACGACGAATTCCTGGGCGTGGACCCCAGCGGCGCGCCGCTCACCAAGGAGCAGGTGGTGGAGACCTACGGCTCGGGGCTCTTCGTGCTGCAGACGCTGGTGGTGGAGGAGCAGAACATCCGCGCCTGCGGCGACACCGGCGTGGTCACCGCCTCGTCCACCATGCGCGGCCGCACCCCCGAGGGCGAGTTCGAGCAGCGCTACCGCTTCACCGACGTATACACGCGCGTGGACGGCGAGTGGAAGCTCTTCGCCTCGCACGTCACCCCGCTGCGCCGCACCGCCGGCTTCCACTCCCTCACGCCCCCGGCGGACGAGGAGTGA
- a CDS encoding LacI family DNA-binding transcriptional regulator → MSPANAPRSVTTHDVARRAGVSQATVSLVLGGNPRARVAPATRERVMRAADELGYRPNMLARGLVRGRSYALGVVVPDLSNPFFLDVVTGVQRVAAEAGYAVLPGDTRDTTPARHLEALRARLVDGVVIDGLGAATLPEDSLADLKVVLVDEPSERWPGVASDALSAGRLAAEHLLGLGHRRIAFVGPATDVHGFRMRERGFFQALSAAGIPLPTGLLRRVPATVAGGLAAMKQLLAAGERPTAVFCANDLIALGALKAALAAGVAVPGGMSIVGCDDVEMARVVTPELTTVAVPARELGARAARLLLRLLDGQEVSARPARPLPVRLITRGTTGKPQGTGDREQGTSRETGSA, encoded by the coding sequence ATGAGCCCAGCGAACGCACCCCGCTCCGTCACCACCCACGACGTCGCCCGGAGGGCGGGGGTCTCGCAGGCCACGGTGTCGCTGGTGCTGGGCGGCAACCCGCGGGCGCGCGTGGCCCCGGCCACCCGCGAGCGGGTGATGCGGGCCGCCGACGAGCTGGGGTACCGCCCCAACATGCTGGCCCGCGGGCTGGTGCGGGGCCGCTCGTACGCGCTGGGGGTGGTGGTGCCGGACCTGTCCAACCCCTTCTTCCTGGACGTGGTGACCGGCGTGCAGCGCGTGGCCGCCGAGGCGGGGTACGCGGTGCTCCCCGGCGACACGCGCGACACCACGCCGGCCCGGCACCTGGAGGCGCTGCGGGCGCGGCTGGTGGACGGGGTGGTGATCGACGGCCTGGGCGCCGCCACGCTCCCCGAGGACTCGCTCGCCGACCTGAAGGTGGTGCTGGTGGACGAGCCGTCGGAGCGCTGGCCCGGGGTGGCGAGCGACGCGCTCTCCGCGGGGCGGCTGGCGGCGGAACACCTGCTGGGGCTGGGCCACCGCCGCATCGCCTTCGTGGGCCCCGCCACGGACGTGCACGGCTTCCGGATGCGCGAGCGCGGCTTCTTCCAGGCGCTCTCCGCCGCCGGAATCCCCCTCCCCACCGGCCTGCTGCGGCGCGTGCCGGCGACGGTGGCCGGGGGGCTGGCCGCGATGAAGCAGCTCCTCGCCGCGGGCGAGCGTCCGACCGCCGTCTTCTGCGCCAACGACCTGATCGCCCTCGGCGCGCTCAAGGCGGCCCTGGCGGCGGGAGTGGCGGTCCCGGGCGGGATGTCGATCGTCGGCTGCGACGACGTGGAGATGGCGCGGGTGGTGACGCCGGAACTGACCACGGTGGCGGTCCCCGCCCGCGAGCTGGGCGCCCGCGCCGCCCGCCTCCTGCTCCGCCTGCTCGACGGCCAGGAGGTCTCCGCCCGCCCCGCCAGGCCCCTCCCCGTGCGGTTGATCACCCGGGGGACGACGGGGAAACCCCAGGGGACAGGGGACAGGGAACAGGGGACATCCCGCGAGACCGGAAGCGCCTGA
- a CDS encoding ketoacyl-ACP synthase III — protein MRHATITGTGSFVPARVLANAELSAMLGEDVDAFVSGTLGIRERRWCGAHESTADLAEEAARAALADAGLAPEDVDLLIVSTDTPEYVSPATSSVLHGRLGLPGRTGTFDVNSACAGFATALDAAWKYVRADERYERVLVVAVYAMSKFLDPKDKKTVTIFADGAGAVVLELADEPGLLASELYADGSLSSGMGVFAGGTAEPVTEAVLRDGVRNRLRFVTKYPKEVNEEGWPRIVRSVLGRIGRQVEEVDLWLWTQVNRSTIEVVMEKLGQPMSKAHTIMDKWGYTGSACLPMALDDAAKAGRLRPDDLVVLTGSGAGLSMGCVAMRWNPKRSAR, from the coding sequence TTGAGACACGCCACCATCACCGGAACCGGGTCGTTCGTCCCCGCGCGCGTCCTCGCCAACGCCGAGCTGTCGGCGATGCTGGGCGAGGACGTGGACGCGTTCGTGTCGGGGACGCTCGGCATCCGCGAGCGGCGCTGGTGCGGCGCGCACGAGTCCACCGCCGATCTGGCCGAGGAGGCCGCCCGCGCCGCGCTCGCCGACGCGGGCCTCGCGCCGGAGGACGTCGACCTCCTCATCGTCTCCACCGACACGCCCGAATACGTCTCCCCCGCCACCTCCTCGGTCCTGCACGGCCGCCTGGGGCTCCCCGGGCGCACGGGAACCTTCGACGTCAACTCGGCGTGCGCGGGGTTCGCCACGGCGCTCGACGCGGCGTGGAAGTACGTCCGCGCCGACGAGCGCTACGAGCGCGTGCTGGTGGTCGCCGTCTACGCCATGTCGAAGTTCCTCGACCCGAAGGACAAGAAGACGGTCACCATCTTCGCCGACGGGGCGGGAGCCGTGGTCCTCGAGCTGGCCGACGAGCCGGGGCTGCTCGCCTCGGAGCTGTACGCGGACGGGTCGCTTTCCTCCGGGATGGGCGTCTTCGCGGGTGGCACGGCCGAGCCGGTCACCGAGGCGGTGCTGCGCGACGGGGTGCGCAACCGGCTGCGCTTCGTCACCAAGTACCCGAAGGAAGTCAACGAGGAGGGGTGGCCGCGCATCGTCCGCTCCGTCCTCGGCCGCATCGGCAGGCAGGTCGAGGAGGTGGACCTCTGGCTGTGGACGCAGGTCAACCGCTCCACCATCGAGGTCGTGATGGAGAAGCTCGGGCAGCCGATGTCGAAGGCCCACACCATCATGGACAAGTGGGGCTACACCGGCTCGGCGTGCCTGCCGATGGCGCTGGACGACGCGGCGAAGGCGGGCCGCCTCCGGCCGGACGACCTGGTGGTGCTCACCGGCTCGGGGGCGGGGCTGTCGATGGGGTGCGTGGCGATGCGCTGGAACCCGAAGCGGAGCGCGCGCTGA
- a CDS encoding SIMPL domain-containing protein (The SIMPL domain is named for its presence in mouse protein SIMPL (signalling molecule that associates with mouse pelle-like kinase). Bacterial member BP26, from Brucella, was shown to assemble into a channel-like structure, while YggE from E. coli has been associated with resistance to oxidative stress.), with amino-acid sequence MEIVRSERYPQLLLGMVALALGLVLSAIVAGAAFKSARRANDQIEVTGSAKRSIRSDYAVWRVSVGAQSPTLQDAYAEVTQHGQALRQFLSRSGVADSLVTVKPVEASSIYRVAENGMQTSELLGYRLSQQFEVRSSDVNGVTALSQGATGLINQGVPLQSSPPEYLYTKLADVRTEMLAAATEDARRRAEAVAKSAGAGIGAVRSARQGVFQITPRNSTEVSDYGINDTSSLEKDITAVVRVTFAVD; translated from the coding sequence ATGGAGATTGTACGATCGGAACGGTACCCCCAGCTCCTGCTGGGGATGGTGGCGCTCGCCCTGGGGCTGGTGCTCTCGGCGATCGTGGCCGGCGCGGCGTTCAAGTCCGCCCGGCGCGCCAACGACCAGATCGAGGTGACGGGCTCGGCCAAGCGCTCGATCCGCTCGGACTACGCGGTGTGGCGGGTGAGCGTCGGCGCGCAGTCGCCCACGCTGCAGGACGCTTACGCCGAGGTCACGCAGCACGGGCAGGCGCTCCGGCAGTTCCTGTCGCGCAGCGGCGTGGCCGACTCGCTCGTCACCGTGAAGCCGGTGGAGGCGTCGAGCATCTACCGCGTGGCCGAGAACGGGATGCAGACCAGCGAGCTGCTGGGCTACCGCCTCTCGCAGCAGTTCGAGGTGCGCTCCTCGGACGTGAACGGCGTCACCGCGCTGTCGCAGGGCGCCACCGGGCTCATCAACCAGGGAGTCCCGCTCCAGTCGTCGCCGCCCGAGTACCTGTACACGAAGCTCGCCGACGTGCGCACGGAGATGCTCGCCGCCGCCACCGAGGACGCCAGGCGCCGCGCCGAGGCGGTGGCGAAGAGCGCGGGCGCGGGGATCGGCGCGGTGCGCAGCGCGCGCCAGGGCGTGTTCCAGATCACCCCGCGCAACTCCACCGAGGTGAGCGACTACGGCATCAACGACACCTCTTCGCTGGAGAAGGACATCACGGCCGTCGTCCGCGTGACCTTCGCGGTGGACTGA
- a CDS encoding long-chain fatty acid--CoA ligase has translation MDTAARLFLARAARHPERAAYRLLAAGGAERDETLTWSEWADASRRFAAALIAHGHRPGETVAILAGSSFLWPVADLGVLLAAGVSVGLYPTSAPAQVKQILADCGAATVVVDTVDQLAKVEAVRAELPALRMVVARDVNGGGCAVAWDAWLARGAEALASTGIGAAVDARVLQARPGDTAILIYTSGSTGEPKGAEIPHRYLLASAESIRAVLGTREDDTTLSFLPFCHAAERIFGLYSRVLTGMEAALVPDHARLWEAARAYGPTVFGGLPRFYEKAFETLRAEHERAAGGERARWDRVVSLGVTRSRLRQAGEPVPPQVEAAWREAGEPLFARVRGLFGGRIRLATSGGAALPADVAEYLDALGLTVLGAYGLTEHLCVAFNRPDRYRFDAAGPPMPGTELRIAADGEILIRRGPLTFAGYHGRPGATRDAFTPDGGWVLTGDLGELVDGSLRVTGRKKELIALSTGKKVAPLPIEARLAQDPWIGQAMLYGEGQKFVSALLSLRPEMLRAWAAERALPCDDPTLLRHPELVRMVQRAVDRVNADLSRTEQIRRFVLIGRELTAEDGDLTPTMKLRRGVVAEKFRAELDALYQA, from the coding sequence ATGGACACCGCCGCCCGCCTCTTCCTCGCCCGCGCCGCGCGGCACCCCGAGCGGGCCGCCTACCGCCTGCTCGCCGCCGGCGGCGCGGAGCGCGACGAGACGCTCACCTGGAGCGAGTGGGCCGACGCCTCGCGCCGCTTCGCGGCGGCGCTGATCGCGCACGGGCACCGGCCGGGCGAGACGGTCGCCATCCTCGCCGGGAGCAGCTTCCTCTGGCCGGTCGCGGACCTGGGCGTGCTGCTGGCGGCCGGCGTCTCCGTGGGCCTGTACCCGACCAGCGCGCCCGCGCAGGTCAAGCAGATCCTGGCCGACTGCGGCGCCGCCACCGTCGTCGTCGACACGGTCGACCAGCTGGCGAAGGTCGAGGCGGTGCGCGCGGAGCTGCCGGCGCTGCGCATGGTGGTCGCCCGCGACGTGAACGGCGGCGGGTGCGCGGTGGCGTGGGACGCCTGGCTCGCGCGCGGCGCGGAGGCGCTCGCCTCCACCGGGATCGGCGCGGCGGTCGACGCGCGGGTGCTGCAGGCGCGGCCCGGCGACACGGCGATCCTCATCTACACGTCGGGCTCCACGGGCGAGCCGAAGGGCGCCGAGATCCCGCACCGCTACCTGCTGGCCTCGGCCGAGTCGATCCGCGCGGTGCTGGGGACGCGCGAGGACGACACCACGCTCTCCTTCCTCCCCTTCTGCCACGCCGCCGAGAGGATCTTCGGCCTCTACAGCCGTGTGCTCACCGGGATGGAGGCGGCGCTGGTGCCCGACCACGCGCGGCTGTGGGAGGCGGCGCGAGCGTACGGGCCCACGGTGTTCGGCGGGCTGCCGCGCTTCTACGAGAAGGCGTTCGAGACGCTGCGCGCCGAGCACGAGCGGGCCGCGGGCGGCGAGCGCGCACGCTGGGACCGCGTGGTCTCGCTCGGCGTCACCCGCTCGCGGCTCCGGCAGGCGGGCGAGCCAGTCCCGCCGCAGGTCGAGGCGGCGTGGCGCGAGGCCGGGGAGCCGCTCTTCGCCCGCGTGCGCGGCCTCTTCGGCGGGCGCATCCGGCTGGCGACCTCGGGCGGCGCCGCGCTCCCGGCCGACGTCGCCGAGTACCTCGACGCGCTCGGGCTCACCGTCCTCGGCGCGTACGGGCTCACCGAGCACCTCTGCGTCGCCTTCAACCGGCCCGACCGCTACCGCTTCGACGCCGCCGGCCCGCCGATGCCGGGGACCGAGCTCCGCATCGCCGCCGACGGGGAGATCCTGATCCGCCGCGGACCGCTCACCTTCGCCGGCTACCACGGCCGGCCGGGCGCCACCCGCGACGCGTTCACCCCCGACGGCGGGTGGGTGCTGACGGGCGACCTGGGCGAGCTGGTGGACGGGTCGCTCCGGGTGACGGGGCGCAAGAAGGAGCTGATCGCGCTCTCCACGGGGAAGAAGGTGGCGCCTCTGCCGATCGAGGCGCGCCTGGCCCAGGACCCCTGGATCGGGCAGGCGATGCTCTACGGCGAGGGGCAGAAGTTCGTCTCCGCCCTGCTGTCGCTGCGCCCCGAGATGCTGCGCGCCTGGGCCGCCGAGCGCGCCCTCCCCTGCGACGACCCCACCCTCCTGCGCCACCCCGAGCTGGTGCGGATGGTCCAGCGCGCCGTCGACCGCGTGAACGCCGACCTGTCGCGCACCGAGCAGATCCGCCGCTTCGTGCTGATCGGCCGCGAGCTGACGGCCGAGGACGGCGACCTGACGCCCACGATGAAGCTCCGCCGCGGCGTGGTCGCCGAGAAGTTCCGCGCCGAGCTGGACGCCCTCTACCAGGCCTGA